Part of the bacterium genome, CGGGCGGCGGCGGTTCTTCGTCGTCTTCATTGGCTGCGGCGTCGCGTCGTTCGTCGCCTCGACGTTCCTGAGCCCGCGGTCGCTCAGCATCGGCGCCTCGGGGGCGCTGTTCGGGCTGATCGGCTTCGGCGTGGTGCACGGCCGGATGCGCGGCGGCACGCTGTTCCGGGCCTTCTCCGACGACCTGCTGCGCTGGGCGCTCTTCGGGTTGGTGATGTCGTTCATTCCCGGGATCGACTGGGCCGCGCACGTCGGCGGCCTGATCGCCGGCTGCGTCGCCGGCCGCTTCGTCGGCCTCTCGCCGCGCGTCTCCCTCGCCCGCGAGCGCTTCTGGACCGTCGCGACCGTGATCTGCGCGATCCTCCCCCTCGCCGGCTTCGCCTGCGCCCTGCTTTCCTGATTTCCCCGCACGACCGCCTTTGAGGCCCAAAGGCAACGTTGCGCGTGAATTACGTCGGGAGGCAGGCGCGGAGGAATCATCCGCGGGCGAACGATCGTCGGGACGCGCCAGCCTCCCCTACCCCCGTCGCGAGGACCGCGTTGAATACCCGGCGTCGAGAACGACGAGCGCGTCGAGCGGCGGGGGGCGGCGGCGGAGCATTGCCCCGTCGCGGAGCCGCCGCCCCCGTCGCGCGACGCGCGCCCATCGACGGACATGCGCCCTGACGCGTCAACGCCGGCGACACCGTGGCCCCGCGGGCCAAGGCCGCGGCGCGAGACGAAACAAGACCCACGAACCACCCGACCGCGACCATCCCCCCGGCGGACACGCAGCGCGACGCGCAGCCAAAGACGACAGCACGTCGTGCGCGCGGGGGCGGCGGCGCAGCCGTTGCCCCGTGGCGGAGCCGCCGCCCCCGCCGCACGACGCGCGTCCCCGTGACGCGCGGGCATTACGCAGACGAATCGCGCGGGCATTACGCGGACGCAGCGCACAGACGTTGCGCAGCCGAAACACACGCCTCGCGACCGAGCCCCGAAGCGCCGACACCCGCGCAATCACTCACCGCAAATCAAAACACCTGATCGTGCGCGAGAACCTCGACGCCCTTCTCCGCCCAGCCGGCCTTCAGCGCTTCCCAGGCCTTCCCGTCGAACGGCTTCGAGGCGTCGGCCACCACCGCCACCGCGACGTTCCGCTCGAGCAGGCCGTCCACGACCTTCGCCACGAGCTTGTCGGCCGGCAGGCCGTAGACCACGACCTTCTTCGGCTCGAGCACCTCGAGCAGCGTCGGCATCGACGGATGCGTCCACGGATCGAACCCCGCCACCTCGAACAGGATCTCGTTCCGGTACGCCCGCAGCGACTCCCGCACCGGCCGGTCGGCGTGCGGCTCGCGCGGAATCTCGACCGACCGCTCGAAGGCCGACTCGGGGATCTGCCGCGCGCCGTCCTCGCCGGCCATGCAGTGGGCCGGGAAGGTCGTCTTGTAGTCGGGCTTGCCCTCGGCCAGATCCGGGTCGCCGGCCTTGTGCCCCACGACCAGCGCCACGCGCGGCACGCCGCGCTCGCGCGCCGCCGCGGCCAACGCCGCCAGCCGCGGCCGGATCGTCTCCGCCGCGGGGACGTAAAGCGCCCCGTCGAAGTCGGCCAAGTCGTACTGCGCACCGCACTCGCAAAGGATGACGTCGCTCATGCGGCTATGATAGCAACGACGATGGGCGACCACACATCAGCGGGTCTTTCGGGCGTTCCGGCCCTGGTCCTCGCGGTCGCGCTGGTCGCGCTGAACGGCTTTTTCGTCGCGGCGGAGTTCGCGCTGGTGCGGACGAGGCCGGAACGGCTGCGGCCGCTCGCCGCGCGCGGCGACCGGCGGGCGGCGCGTGCGCTGGCCCTCGTCGATCGGCTCAACGAGGCGCTCTCGATCTGCCAGGTCGGCGTGACGTTCTGCAGCCTCGCCCTCGGCTACGTCGCCGAGCCGGCGTTCGCCAGGATCTTCGCCGCCGGGCTGCGCGCCCTCGGCGCCTCGGCCGCCGCGCTCGCGGCCCTGCAGACCTTCGCCGCGCCGATCGCCGTGGCCGCGTCGTTCCTGCTGATGACCTTCCTGCTCGTCGTCGCCGGCGAACTGCTGCCGAAGCAGCTCGCGATCGGCGCCGCCGAACGGACCGCCCTCGCCCTCGCCGCGCCGCTCGCGCTCTGCGGCGTCGTCTTCCGGCCGTTCGTGGCGCTGCTCAACGGCGCCGCGCGCCTCGCGCTGCGCGCCGTGCGCTCGAAGCAGCCGGCGGGAAACCACCGCCGCAGCCTCGAGGACCTGCGCCAGATCCTGTTTCTCTCCGCGCAGGACGGCGAGCTGAACCCGCTCGAAACGAAGCTGCTCCACAACTTCTTCCGCTTTGTCCGCGGTCAGGCGCGCGACGCGATGGTGCCGAGGGCGCGCGTGCGGACGTTCGACCGCCGCGACGATCCGCGCCGCGCGTTGGCCCGCGCGCGCGAGTTCGGGTTCAGCCGCTTCCCGCTCGTGGACGGCGACCTCGACCGTCTGCTCGGCGTCGTGCACGTGAAGGACCTCATCCGGACCGGCGAGGCGATGCCCCGCCTCGTGGACGTGGCCCGGCCGGCCCTCGTCGTTCCCGACGCGTTGCCGCTGGAGCGGCTGCTGCGTCGTTTTCAGGCCGAGCGGACCCATCTCGCCGTCGTCGCCGACGAGTTCGGCGCGGCCGTCGGCATCGTCACCTTGGAGGACGTGCTCGAGGAGCTGGTCGGCGAGCTGCGGGACGAGTTCGACGCGGCCGAGCAAGACCAAATCCGTCCCCGGGCGGAGGGCGGCTTCGCGCTCGATCCGGCGCTGCCGCTCGACCGCGCGGCCGAGCTCGTGCCCGGCGCGCCGCCGGCGCCGGAAGGGGTCCGGACGGTGGCGGGATTGTTGCAGTCTCGACTGGGCCGGATTCCCGCCGCCGGAGACCGCGTACCTTTCGGCGAACGCCACGAGCTCGTCGTGGCGGCCGTCAGCGGCACGCGGGTGCTGCGGGTGGACTTGGTTCCGCGCGACGCGGACGAATGACGAATCCGGCATCGCGTCGCCAAGATTGAAATCGCCGCCGGCGGCCGGGGTTGCGAACGTGCGCGAGGGCGCGATATTGACCGACGGGGACGACGTACTTTTGTGCTTCCGAGGAGAAAGGCCATGAGGTCGTTGTCGATCGTTTGCTTCGCCGCGCTCGCCGGGCTGTTCTGCGCCTCCGCCGTTTCCGCGGAGCCGCCCGCCGACGAGAAGCGGCTGGTCTTCGACACGTCCGCCTACCGCCCGCGGATCGCGCTGCAGGAACTGCCCGCGACCACCCGCGGCGCGTTCATCACCGTCAGCGGCGTCGTCTTCTCCCACGCGCCGCTCGAGCGGGTGATGCTCGGCGAGCGGACCGCCGCGCTCCGCGAGGCCGAACCGAAGGACCTCGCGCGCCTGCCGCGCATTCCCTCCGGCGCCTCCGACGCGCCGTACCGCACGTTCTTCGAAATCGCCGACGCGCCGCTCCCCCGTCTGGGAGCCAACGACCTCGAGCTGACGGCCTACGGCAACGACGGCCGCATCTCGGACACGGACCGCCTGACGATCCTGCGGCTCGCGCCGGAGAGCGGCGGCGCCCAGTAGGCGCCGCGAGGACGGGATGGCCAACTTCGAGAAAGTTCTCGTCAAGGACGACGCCGCGCGGAAGAAGCGTTCCGCCGGCTCGGCCGCTTTCGCGGCCGCCGTCCATCTCGGCTCGGTCGCGCTGATGGTCGCCGCGGGCGGCCTGACCGTCCAGGCGGTCAAGGATCCGCACGGCCTCGACATCGAGTTCGTTCCGGACGTGCCGGCCGCGCCGAATCTCGAGGTGAAGAAGCCGAAGGTTCTCTTCAATCTCGACAAGATCCGCGAGCCGGAGCCGCCGAAGCCGAAGGAAGAGCCGAAGCCTCAGGTCGAGGAGCGGCTGCAGCCGCAGCTCCCCGAGCCGGAGATTGAGATTCCGAAATCGCTGCTCGACCGGCGGCGGCTCGAGATCGCCGCGGGGCAGATGACGGAGCTCCGCGGGCAGCTCGACGCTCCCGAGCCGGTCGGCGGCAGCGGCGCGACGCGCACCGCCGCCAAGCCGGCGGCGGGGCTCTCCGCGGGGGACTACGGCGGCGGCACGGGCGGGCGGGCCTATGAGGCGGCGCTCGACGCGCCGGAGGTCAAGGTGCCCGGCGGCGGGCGCGGCGGCCCGGGTCTGCCGGCGCGGGCGCCGGGAATGCTCGTCGGCGACGGCGGCGGCGGCGGATCCATCGTCGCCTACCACAGCGACACGCCGGCCACGATGGGCGACTTCCGCATCCCGGCCCCCGGCGCCGCCGGACGGGCCGGCGGGCGCCCCGGCGGCGGCGGCCGCGGGCTGGTGCCGGTGGAAGGGAGCGGCGTCGGCGGCGGCGCCGGCAGCGGCGGTCTGGGCGTGAAGTACGGCGGCCCCGCCGACGCGCCGGGCGGCGAGATCGGCGGGTTCGGAACCGTGGGACGTCCGGGCGGCGGGCGGCGCGGCGGCGGCGGGATCGGTCCGGTCTCGGCGACGGCGCAGGCGCTCGGCGGCAAGTACGGCCTGCAGCTCGTCTCGGTCAACGACCTCGGCCAGCGCTCCACGGAAGCGGCGCGCTGGAACATCCTGCTGCCGCAGATCAGCGACCTGCTGCGCCAGGCGCTCGCCCGCGGCGGACGCAATGGCGGCCCGCGCACCGCGGGGATCGAAGTCGACGGCTCGACGCTGGTCATCCGGTACCGGGACGGCGTGGTGCACTTCCTCGTCCCGACCGGCGACGGTCTGGCCGTGATTTACGTCGCGCGCGGTCCCGGCGCGAGGCCGGTCGTCTCGAAGGTCCAGGAGGGAGAGAGCGCGCTCGACGCGTTGAACTACTTGGTTCGCGGCTGAGCCGCGAGGACCGGCCCATGGCCGGCGCCGCGCGGCCCTATGATGGACAGAACGGCGCGACCGCGGAGCCCTCCGCGGCCGTCGCCTTGAGAGGACCGACGACCATGGCCCGTTGGATCGGCGCGGGCGCCGCGCTCGCGGTCGGCATCGCCGCCGTGGGAGCGCAGACGGCGCCAGCCAAACCGTCCGTTCCCCCCGCCCCCGCGGCGAAGGCCGCCCCCGCGCAGCCGGGCAAGGCCGCGCCGGGCGCGAAGCCCGCGGCCGCGCCCGCGGCGCCGACGGGCGTCCCCGCGCGCGCCGCGATGCCGATGGCCCCGATCACGCCGGCGGCGAAGCTCGCCGAGCTGCGCGTCAAGGCGGTCGAGGCGTACAACGCGCGCGACTGGCAGGCCGCGGCCGAAAGGGCCGACGAGTTCGTCGCCGCGCTCGACGGCGCGGGACTGCCGCACATCGGCGCCGACTTCGCGCTCGTCTCGTTCCTCGGCGGCCACGCGCGGTTCGAGCTCTGGCGCCGCGCGCCGGGCACGTTCAAGTACGACTACGACAAGGACGTCCTCGGCGCGATGACGGCGAGCCTGGCGATCCTGCAGGACGATCCGTTCTTCAAGCACAGCGTCCTCGGCGCGGCCTACTACGAGAAGCTCAAGGCGGGCGGCTACCGCGACGTCGAGCTGGAGAACTGGGCCAACTGGCACATGGAGAAGGCGCTCGCGGCGCGCGCGGAGGAACTCGAAGGGAAGCCGCGCGACGGCGCCGAGTTCGCCGCGTTCGACAAGTTCCTGCTGCAGTACGTCGGGCGCGCGCTGGAGATGGCGCGCCGCTCGCCGGTGGCCGACGTCTACCTGATCCGCGTGCGCGACGCCTGCCGGCTCGGCTTCGGCGGCGCCTACGACGAGCGCTTCGCCCAGTTCCACCAGGTCGTCGGCTTCGACGACGGCAACGTGCGCGCCGGCGCGGCGTGGCAGGCGGGGCTCGACATGATGGTCGCCGAGGGCTCGGCGCCGGCCGACGTGCTGGCGACGTTCCGCGAGGCGGCCGAGGCGACGCGCGGCGTGCGCGAGCGGGCCGAGGTCTACCGGCAGATGTCGGACTACGCCAGCCGCCAGGACGGCTACGAGTACAAGCAGCTCGCGGTGGAGTACGGGCGCACGGCCTTCCGCCTCGATCCGGGGAACGCGGAGATCCAGCAGCAGTTCGGCAGCGCGCTGCACGTCGTCTCGTTCGCGCAGTTCAACTCGGCGCGCTACGAGGAGGCGCTGCGCGCGGCGCAGGAGGCGACGTCGTTCGCCTGGGAGGGGGACGAGGCGGCGTACTACGACCTCGCCCGCGCCCTCGCCAACCACGGCGACAAGGTCGGCGCGGTGGACGCGGCCGAGACCGCCTACGCGCGGGCCGCGAAGCGGCTCAAGGGGGCGGAGGTCGCTCCGTTCCGCACCAACTACGTCAACATCCTGCGGCAGTTCGGCTTCGCGGCGAAGGCCGCGGCGGTCGAGGCCGAAGGGCCGAGGAGCTGAGCCGATGCGCCTCGCAACGTTCGCGGCGGCGCTCGCCGCGCTGTTCGTCGCCGTCCCCGCGCGCGCCGACGTCCCGACGGCGGTCCTCGACCCCGCGGCGGCGGAGCTCGCCCGCGTCAAGGACCTCGAGCGCTCGATCGTCTCCTACCATCTCCTGCTGCAGGGGGAGAGCGCGACGAAGGACGTCGTCGCCGCCGCGCTGTTCGACGTCGAGCGGCGGACCGAGGAGCTCGACTCGCGGCTCGAGGCGGCGCCGATCCTGATCAAGGACGCGAAGGCGATCCCCGCGCTGCGGATGGTCGTCGCCAAGGCGCACCTCGAGGCCGCGCTGCTGCACGCGCGGGGCGTGGACCTCGAGAACTCGATCCGCCACTACGAGCGGGCGGTGGACCTGCTCGGCTTCGACCCGGTGGACTGGACCGAGCCGCTCGAGCGGGGCGCGCGGCCCGGCTCGCTGGCCAACGTCGCCGACGTCGTCTACGACGTCGCGCCGGCGAAGGAGATCGTCGCCGACCTGCGCGAGTTCTGGTCGTCCGGCGCCGTGGCGCGCTTCCAAGTGCGCGAGATCCCGCCGTTCCAGCGGGCGCGGCTGCAGCTCAAGCGGGTCGGCGGGGCGAACGACGGCTTCTCGCGCGCCGCGTTCGAGCTGGCCTCGAAGCGCTTCGCCGAGCGGGTCGCCGCGGGGTACGAGGACTTCCGCGTCGTCGTGCCGATCGGCCGGTACATCGTGGACGCCTCGGCGATCGACGGGCCGCCGACCGAGTTCCGCGCGGCGACCGGCGTCGCGCTCGACCCGATCGTGGTCAACCCGAACCGGTTCAGCTTCGACTTCGTGAGCCCCGACGTGCTCTGCATGCCGCGGCTGTCGCTGAACGGGCTGCCGGTGAAGGGGCAGGAGAACCTGCCGTTCGGCGCCTACACGATCGAAGTGCCGACGGCCTGCCCCCGCCCGACGCCGAAGAAGATCACGGTCAACCAGGCGCAGGAGGTGACGCTGCGCAGCGAGCCGGAGCGCCTCGACGCGCTGCGTCCGGGGCAGCCGATCTTCCTCTTCGTCACCACGCCGGCGGGAAGCACCTACAGGGTCCGGATGTAGCGGATGGGGACGGCGGGGATCGCCCTCCGGCCGAGCTTGCCGAGGACGGCGAGCGCGGAGAGGATGTAGGGGATGGGAGTCCTCGACATCGTCGTCTGCGTCGTCCTCGGCGGCTGCACGCTCTACGGGCTGGTCCGCGGCTTCGCGCACATCGCGCTCGGGATCGCCGGGTTCGGGCTCGGCCTCGCGGCGGCGCTGCGCCTCGCCGAGAACGGGCCGGCCTGGTTCGGCGGGCGGATCTCCAATCCGTCCACGGCGCGGCTGCTCGCCTTCCTGCTCGTCTTCGTCGCGTCGCTGCTCGTCACCGCGCTGGTGATCTGGATCGCCGGGAAGCTGATCCGCGCGGCGGGAATCGGCTGGATGGACCGGCTGCTCGGCGCCGCGGTCGGCTTCGGCGGCGGCCTGCTCGTCGTGCTCGGCGCGATGCTGGCGTTGACCGCGTTCCTGCCCGCCGGCACGTCGTTCCTGCGCGGCTCGACGCTCGTGCCGCGGCTGCTCGGCGGCGTCGATCTCGCCTCCGGCATCCTGCCGCCGAGCCTCGCCGAGGCCTACCACGCGCGGCGGCAGGCGCTCGTCGGCGCGCCGGAGCAGAAGGACGCGGCGGCCGAGACGAAGGAAGGCGCGCCGGGCGAGACGAAGGACGGAACCGCCGAGACGAAGCCCGACGCCGCGCCCGGCGCGAAGCCCGACGCGGGACGCGACGGAACGACGCAGCCCGCGGCGCCCGCCGCGACGCCGGCGACCGCGAAGAGCGCGCCGGACGCGACGGACGCGACGGACGCAAAGGCTGCGACGGCCTCGACGCCGAAGCCGGAGGTCGCTCCCGCGGCCAAGCCGGCGCCGAAGCACCGCAAAGCGCACAAGGCCGCGTGATGGACGCGCGCCGATCGGCCGCGGCGGCGCCCGCCGTCGCCGCGTTTCGCGTCGCGCGCGCCGCGAGGCGTCGCCTCGAGTTCGCCGTCGCCGCGCCTCGTTTCGCAGGCGCCGCGGCATGTCGCCTCGCGCGCGCCGCGGTCGTCGCCGGGGTCGCGCTCGCGGCCGCGTTCGGTCCGGCGCTCGCCGACGCGCCGGCAAAGCCGGCCGCGGCCGATCCGGTCTTCGCCGCGGAACGGGAACTCGGCGCGGTCCGCGGCCTGCCGTTCCTCCATCCGGTCGCCTCGCGCCGCATCGCGCCCGAACAAGCGCAGGCCCTCATCGCCGACGAGATCGACGAGCAGCTCCCCGACCCCGACGCCGCGGCGCGCGCCATCGCCCTCGCCGAACTGCGGCTGCTCCCGCGCGACTTTCCGCTGAAGAAGAAGATCCGCGAGCTGCTCGACGAGCAGGCGGCCGGCTTCTACGACCCGCGCACCGCCACGTTCTACTTGATCGACCTTCCCCCGGCGACGCGCGCCGCGCTGCTGAAGCAGTCGGGCGCCGCGGCGGCCGAGGTGGACGACGCGGTCCTGGTCCACGAGCTCGACCACGCGCTGACCGACCAGCACTTCGGCCTGCGCGCGCTCCTCGCGGGCAAGGACGTCGAAGGGCGCGACGACGTGCAGTTCGCGCGGCAGGCGCTGGCCGAGGGGGACGCGACGCTGGCGATGATGCTCGTCGCGTTCCGCCGCCTCGGCCTCGACTTGAAGCCGGAGACGTTCCCGAGCGGCGAGACGCTGCGCTCGCTCGCCGCGCAGGCCGGGCCGGGTCAGGAGGGGCTGGCCGCGGCGCCGCCGTATCTGCGGGGGCAGCTGCTCGAGCCGTATCTCCTCGGGCTCGACTTCGTCGCGCGCGCCTGGCGGCGGGGCGGGTTCGCGGCGGTGGACGAGCTGTGGCGCCGTCCGCCCTCCTCGACCGAGCAGTTGCTGCACCCCGAGAAACGGGACGACCCGCCGATCGCGGTCGAGCCGGCGGCGCGCGAAGGCTGGGCCGGCGCGGTCTCGTTCGAGCTCGGCGAGCTCGGCGTGCGCGCTTGGCTGGAAACGGACGACGCGAGCCGCCCGGCGGCCAAGGACGCGGCGGCCGGATGGGGCGGCGACCGGGTGACGCTCCTCGTCCGCCCGCGGACGCCGAAGCCGCACGAACGGCTCAAGTACCCCGACCGCGAGGACGCCGTCGTCGTCTCCACCGTCTGGGACGCGCCGG contains:
- a CDS encoding hemolysin family protein, producing MGDHTSAGLSGVPALVLAVALVALNGFFVAAEFALVRTRPERLRPLAARGDRRAARALALVDRLNEALSICQVGVTFCSLALGYVAEPAFARIFAAGLRALGASAAALAALQTFAAPIAVAASFLLMTFLLVVAGELLPKQLAIGAAERTALALAAPLALCGVVFRPFVALLNGAARLALRAVRSKQPAGNHRRSLEDLRQILFLSAQDGELNPLETKLLHNFFRFVRGQARDAMVPRARVRTFDRRDDPRRALARAREFGFSRFPLVDGDLDRLLGVVHVKDLIRTGEAMPRLVDVARPALVVPDALPLERLLRRFQAERTHLAVVADEFGAAVGIVTLEDVLEELVGELRDEFDAAEQDQIRPRAEGGFALDPALPLDRAAELVPGAPPAPEGVRTVAGLLQSRLGRIPAAGDRVPFGERHELVVAAVSGTRVLRVDLVPRDADE
- a CDS encoding isochorismatase family protein is translated as MSDVILCECGAQYDLADFDGALYVPAAETIRPRLAALAAAARERGVPRVALVVGHKAGDPDLAEGKPDYKTTFPAHCMAGEDGARQIPESAFERSVEIPREPHADRPVRESLRAYRNEILFEVAGFDPWTHPSMPTLLEVLEPKKVVVYGLPADKLVAKVVDGLLERNVAVAVVADASKPFDGKAWEALKAGWAEKGVEVLAHDQVF
- a CDS encoding CvpA family protein, whose product is MGVLDIVVCVVLGGCTLYGLVRGFAHIALGIAGFGLGLAAALRLAENGPAWFGGRISNPSTARLLAFLLVFVASLLVTALVIWIAGKLIRAAGIGWMDRLLGAAVGFGGGLLVVLGAMLALTAFLPAGTSFLRGSTLVPRLLGGVDLASGILPPSLAEAYHARRQALVGAPEQKDAAAETKEGAPGETKDGTAETKPDAAPGAKPDAGRDGTTQPAAPAATPATAKSAPDATDATDAKAATASTPKPEVAPAAKPAPKHRKAHKAA